Proteins from one Podospora pseudoanserina strain CBS 124.78 chromosome 1, whole genome shotgun sequence genomic window:
- the NdufS4 gene encoding ndufs4 NADH dehydrogenase Fe-S protein subunit (COG:C; EggNog:ENOG503P215) has product MASLRPSTAAAAARLLRTATFSPRSSILPASRRFESSTPSSSSTAVAPKQAKAENLAPVQRNAPDYDVPVDQATSMFTPVPKTIQDGSEENLTLPAGLISGAPLELQARTVRIYQPSKPATQSGTAKGSRWRMDWDVLGKGHRWENPLMGWQSSADSMQGTHLTFKSKEDAIAFAEKQGYEYFVQEPNTRAFTPKAYANNFTYSPGKLKIVRTK; this is encoded by the exons ATGGCCTCATTACGCCCCTCcacggccgccgccgccgccagacTGCTGCGCACAGCAACCTTCTCGCCCCGATCGagcatcctccccgcctcgCGCCGTTTCGAGAGCTCTaccccctcgtcctcttcgaCCGCCGTGGCTCCCAAGCAAGCCAAGGCAGAGAACCTGGCCCCTGTTCAGCGGAATGCGCCCGACTATGACGTTCCTGTTGACCAGGCCACTTC GATGTTCACCCCAGTACCCAAGACCATTCAGGATGGTTCCGAAGAAAACCTCACTCTCCCTGCCGGCCTAATCTCTGGCGCCCCCCTAGAGCTGCAAGCCCGTACAGTCCG TATCTACCAACCCTCCAAACCAGCCACCCAATCCGGCACCGCCAAGGGCTCCCGCTGGCGCATGGACTGGGACGTCCTCGGCAAGGGCCACAGATGGGAGAACCCCCTCATGGGTTGGCAGTCCTCTGCCGATTCAATGCAGGGCACCCACCTAACCTTCAAGTCCAAGGAGGATGCTATTGCCTTTGCCGAGAAACAGGGATACGAGTACTTTGTCCAGGAGCCAAACACCCGTGCCTTCACACCCAAGGCGTACGCCAACAACTTTACCTACTCGCCCGGTAAGTTGAAGATCGTCAGGACTAAATAA